A part of Streptomyces sp. NBC_01210 genomic DNA contains:
- a CDS encoding GNAT family N-acetyltransferase, producing the protein MLRWAAGLGAGILDWAANAARQRGANYLRLDCVTSNDRLRAYYEAHGFAHRGDVPVGGAPGQRLEDGPVTWVSRYELALPRACAS; encoded by the coding sequence GTGCTCCGATGGGCGGCGGGGCTCGGGGCTGGCATTCTCGACTGGGCAGCCAATGCCGCACGGCAACGGGGCGCCAACTACCTGCGGCTGGACTGCGTGACGTCCAATGATCGACTGCGTGCCTACTACGAGGCCCATGGCTTCGCGCACCGCGGAGACGTGCCCGTGGGCGGTGCTCCTGGTCAGCGGTTGGAGGACGGTCCCGTCACCTGGGTCAGCCGCTATGAGCTGGCCTTGCCACGGGCCTGCGCGTCATAG
- a CDS encoding STAS domain-containing protein gives MASRSGLSKKPDPRPVRPTFSNRLALTVTGVAGGRARVVAAGEIDLDSAPDLHRVLDAALQASTGLEIDLARVSFCDCSGLQVLIDIRHKALSSGQTAAVIDTSPCVWRLFDLTGTLDVLAATTRAGADSDPLPPLRGETAISESGG, from the coding sequence ATGGCTTCCCGTTCAGGCCTGTCCAAGAAGCCCGACCCGCGCCCCGTGCGCCCGACCTTCAGCAACCGCCTCGCACTCACAGTGACCGGGGTCGCCGGTGGCCGCGCCCGAGTGGTCGCGGCGGGCGAAATAGACCTGGACAGCGCACCAGATCTACATCGGGTGCTCGACGCGGCCCTGCAAGCGTCCACCGGCCTCGAAATCGATCTCGCCAGGGTGTCTTTTTGTGACTGCTCCGGTCTTCAGGTCCTCATAGACATCCGCCACAAGGCCCTGTCGTCCGGCCAGACCGCGGCAGTGATCGACACCAGTCCCTGCGTGTGGAGGCTCTTCGACCTGACCGGCACCCTCGACGTCCTGGCCGCTACGACTCGCGCTGGCGCGGACAGCGATCCCCTGCCCCCTCTCCGCGGCGAGACAGCCATATCGGAATCCGGCGGCTGA
- a CDS encoding helix-turn-helix transcriptional regulator has translation MDEAPAPRTTWTFLTNHARVLSAISRDPWVRIRDLASSLDLTERTVQAVVSDLEAAGYLTRTREGRRNKYRLIGGRFRHPAEGHRDIAPLLEALASPAGLPGAGGDDAAEPGREPSPSDAAHSQDS, from the coding sequence ATGGACGAAGCCCCGGCGCCCCGCACCACATGGACGTTCCTGACCAATCACGCTCGCGTGCTTTCGGCCATCTCGCGCGATCCATGGGTCCGGATCCGCGATCTTGCCAGCTCTCTCGACCTGACTGAGCGGACCGTCCAAGCTGTTGTCTCCGACCTGGAGGCGGCCGGGTACCTGACGCGCACGCGCGAGGGCCGACGGAACAAATACCGCCTGATCGGAGGAAGGTTCCGTCATCCGGCGGAAGGGCACCGGGACATTGCCCCGCTCCTGGAAGCCCTGGCAAGCCCGGCGGGACTGCCCGGCGCGGGAGGCGACGACGCGGCCGAGCCGGGTCGGGAGCCCAGTCCCTCCGACGCGGCACATTCGCAGGACTCGTGA
- a CDS encoding DUF6381 family protein, with translation MSVAGEPGGRAQQMRAEAQELEQAAERASDPQGCQRLKDKLVGARGTASRT, from the coding sequence ATGAGCGTTGCAGGCGAACCCGGCGGTCGGGCTCAGCAGATGCGTGCCGAGGCGCAGGAGTTGGAACAGGCCGCGGAGCGTGCGAGCGACCCCCAAGGGTGTCAGCGGCTGAAGGACAAGCTCGTCGGCGCAAGGGGCACAGCGAGCAGGACGTGA
- a CDS encoding DNA-formamidopyrimidine glycosylase family protein translates to MPELPDVEGFRQALISCSRRRRVTAIEVRDAGVLRGVTEKRLRRELEGRRLRKASWEGVASRQMVVRANG, encoded by the coding sequence ATGCCCGAACTGCCGGATGTCGAAGGATTCCGTCAGGCGCTGATCAGCTGCAGCCGGCGTCGGCGCGTCACGGCCATCGAGGTGCGCGACGCCGGAGTTCTGCGGGGCGTCACCGAGAAACGGCTGCGGAGAGAACTCGAGGGAAGGCGTCTCAGGAAGGCGTCTTGGGAAGGCGTGGCGTCACGGCAAATGGTTGTTCGCGCCAACGGGTGA
- a CDS encoding glutamate--cysteine ligase 2, with translation MPKKVGQLRPGRGKAVVVRSVGVEEELLLVDAESGEPRALSATVLAAASREAVRKDKNKVFEAELQREQLEFATRPQVAMDGLAHEIRRWRAEAARHAEGLGAAVAALATSPLPVSPSIGFSERYRWMGEKFGLTVQEQLTGGCHVHVSVGSDEEGVAVLDRIRPWLPVLLALSANSPFWQGQDSKYGSYRSQVWGRWPSAGPVEVFGSADRYHEQVRELLGTGVLRDEGMIYFDARLSHRYPTVEIRVADVCLDPSTTVLLATLSRGLVQTAFRQWQKGEPPARHGVALLRMAVWQAGRYGLEHQLIHPLSMRPAPAETVVRALFDHARDELEDTGDLVPAREAINTLLATGNGARVQRELMERTGNLRNVVKECVSRTQG, from the coding sequence ATGCCGAAGAAGGTGGGCCAGCTGCGGCCGGGCCGCGGGAAGGCAGTCGTCGTGCGCAGCGTGGGTGTCGAGGAAGAACTGCTGTTGGTGGACGCCGAGAGCGGTGAGCCTCGCGCCCTGTCGGCGACCGTGCTGGCCGCCGCTTCCCGGGAGGCCGTCCGCAAGGACAAGAACAAGGTCTTCGAAGCGGAACTGCAACGCGAGCAGCTCGAGTTTGCCACCCGGCCGCAGGTCGCCATGGATGGCCTCGCGCACGAGATCCGGCGCTGGCGGGCCGAGGCCGCCCGCCACGCGGAGGGGCTGGGCGCGGCCGTCGCCGCGCTTGCCACCTCTCCTCTGCCCGTCAGCCCCTCGATCGGGTTCAGCGAGCGGTACCGGTGGATGGGTGAGAAGTTCGGGCTGACCGTGCAGGAGCAGCTCACGGGAGGATGTCATGTGCATGTCTCTGTCGGCTCAGACGAGGAGGGTGTCGCGGTCCTCGACCGCATCCGGCCGTGGCTGCCCGTGCTGCTGGCACTGAGCGCAAACTCCCCGTTCTGGCAGGGCCAGGACAGCAAATACGGCAGCTACCGCAGCCAGGTCTGGGGCCGCTGGCCCTCCGCCGGTCCTGTGGAGGTCTTCGGCTCCGCGGATCGGTACCACGAACAGGTGCGAGAGCTGCTCGGCACCGGCGTGCTGCGGGACGAAGGCATGATCTACTTCGACGCCCGGCTGTCCCACCGCTACCCCACCGTCGAAATCCGGGTGGCGGACGTGTGCCTGGACCCGTCGACGACGGTGCTGCTCGCCACCTTGTCCCGTGGCCTCGTGCAAACGGCCTTCCGTCAGTGGCAGAAGGGCGAGCCGCCCGCCCGGCACGGGGTGGCCCTGCTGCGCATGGCTGTCTGGCAGGCTGGCCGGTACGGCCTGGAACATCAGCTGATCCATCCCCTGAGCATGCGACCCGCACCCGCAGAGACAGTGGTGCGGGCGCTATTCGACCACGCGCGGGACGAACTCGAAGACACGGGTGACCTCGTGCCCGCTCGGGAAGCGATCAACACCCTGCTGGCCACCGGCAACGGAGCGCGGGTCCAGCGCGAACTAATGGAGAGGACGGGCAACCTCCGGAACGTCGTCAAAGAATGCGTGAGCCGCACCCAGGGCTGA
- a CDS encoding metallophosphoesterase family protein — MRLLLTSDTHVPTKAKALPGELLDRIAGVDVVIHAGDWVDTATLNLLEARAKRLVGVYGNNDGADLRARLPEVALVELEGLRIGVVHETGPAPGRERRCIERFPELDVLVFGHSHIPWDTTADGRLRLLNPGSPTDRRRQPYCTYMTAEVAAGAVGQVRLHRLPRR, encoded by the coding sequence GTGCGCCTGCTACTGACCAGCGACACCCATGTGCCCACGAAGGCCAAGGCGCTGCCGGGGGAACTCCTCGACCGGATCGCCGGCGTCGACGTTGTCATACACGCCGGAGACTGGGTGGACACCGCGACCCTCAACCTGCTGGAGGCGCGGGCGAAGCGCCTGGTCGGTGTGTACGGCAACAACGACGGGGCGGACCTGCGGGCCCGGCTGCCCGAAGTGGCGCTCGTGGAACTGGAAGGGCTCCGCATCGGCGTCGTCCACGAGACCGGCCCGGCGCCGGGGCGCGAACGACGGTGTATCGAGCGGTTTCCCGAACTGGACGTGCTGGTCTTCGGGCACAGCCACATTCCGTGGGACACGACGGCCGACGGCAGGCTGCGCCTGCTGAACCCGGGTTCACCGACCGATCGCAGGCGTCAGCCGTACTGCACGTACATGACCGCCGAAGTGGCAGCGGGTGCCGTCGGCCAGGTGCGGCTGCATCGGCTGCCGCGGCGCTGA
- a CDS encoding hemerythrin domain-containing protein, producing the protein MAHAPDVIAELTADHREVGELFAQIEEVTPGSAERKQLLDQLTIELVRHSVAEEMHLYPAVREYLENGDALADKELADHGRLEQLLKGLEARDADDLDFNRLLVNLRVEVFAHVKDEEDNLFVQLRQGCHPFVLESLGEKVRNAKKTAPTRPHPGAPTSPPAIKLLAPGIGLVDRARDFVTGRGK; encoded by the coding sequence ATGGCACACGCTCCGGATGTCATCGCGGAACTGACTGCCGACCACCGTGAGGTGGGCGAGCTCTTCGCGCAGATCGAGGAGGTCACGCCTGGGTCGGCGGAGCGTAAGCAGCTGCTCGACCAGCTGACCATTGAGCTGGTACGGCACTCAGTGGCCGAGGAGATGCACCTCTACCCCGCAGTGCGCGAGTACCTGGAAAACGGAGATGCCCTGGCGGACAAGGAGCTCGCTGACCACGGCCGTTTGGAGCAGCTGCTCAAGGGCCTTGAGGCGAGGGACGCCGACGACCTCGATTTCAACCGGCTCCTGGTGAATCTCAGGGTGGAAGTTTTCGCACATGTCAAGGATGAGGAGGATAATCTCTTCGTTCAGCTGCGCCAGGGCTGTCATCCTTTTGTCCTGGAGAGCCTGGGCGAGAAGGTCCGGAACGCGAAGAAGACCGCCCCCACGCGTCCCCACCCCGGCGCTCCCACCTCACCGCCGGCCATCAAACTCCTGGCTCCTGGTATCGGGCTGGTCGACCGGGCCCGTGACTTCGTCACAGGCCGCGGCAAGTAG
- a CDS encoding glutathione S-transferase family protein, whose amino-acid sequence MNRGGEYSRDSRYITTRITTDGRDGFPVEPGRYRLVVSRACPWASRAVIVRRLLGLERAMSMAIAGPTHDERSWTFDLDPGGRDPVLGIERLQEAYFARDPGYDRGITVPAIVDVPTGKVVTNDFPQITIDMSLEWRLYHRDGSPALYPPALRSEIDAVNEVVYKDVNNGVYRTGFAGSQESYAAAYERLFARLDWLAKRLEESRYLVGDTITEADVRLFTTLVRFDAVYHGHFKCNRHKLSEMPVLWAYARDLFQTPGFGDTVDFDHIKRHYYTVHRDINPTRIVPAGPDLTDWLEPHDRAALGGRPFGDGTPPKPVAPEEAVPAGHTPPVT is encoded by the coding sequence GTGAACCGCGGCGGGGAGTACTCGCGTGACAGCCGGTACATCACCACCCGGATCACCACCGACGGACGCGACGGCTTCCCTGTGGAGCCCGGCCGCTACCGGCTGGTGGTCAGCCGGGCCTGTCCGTGGGCCAGCCGGGCGGTGATCGTACGGCGGCTCCTCGGCCTGGAGAGGGCGATGTCGATGGCCATCGCCGGGCCCACGCACGACGAGCGCAGCTGGACGTTCGACCTCGACCCGGGCGGCCGCGACCCGGTGCTCGGCATCGAGCGGCTCCAGGAGGCGTACTTCGCCCGCGACCCGGGCTACGACCGGGGCATCACGGTGCCGGCGATCGTCGACGTGCCGACCGGCAAGGTGGTGACCAACGACTTCCCGCAGATCACGATCGACATGTCGCTGGAGTGGAGGCTCTACCACCGCGACGGATCGCCGGCGCTCTACCCGCCCGCGCTGCGGTCGGAGATCGACGCGGTGAACGAGGTGGTCTACAAGGACGTGAACAACGGCGTCTACCGGACCGGTTTCGCCGGGTCGCAGGAGTCGTACGCCGCAGCCTATGAGCGCCTGTTCGCCCGGCTGGACTGGCTCGCCAAGCGGCTCGAAGAGTCCCGGTACCTCGTCGGCGACACGATCACCGAGGCGGATGTGCGGCTGTTCACCACGCTCGTGCGCTTCGACGCCGTCTATCACGGTCACTTCAAGTGCAACCGGCACAAGCTTTCCGAGATGCCGGTGCTGTGGGCGTACGCGCGAGACCTGTTCCAGACGCCCGGCTTCGGCGACACGGTCGACTTCGACCACATCAAGCGGCACTACTACACGGTGCACCGTGACATAAATCCGACCAGGATCGTGCCGGCCGGCCCGGACCTGACGGATTGGCTCGAGCCGCACGACCGCGCAGCGCTGGGCGGGCGGCCGTTCGGCGACGGCACGCCGCCCAAGCCGGTCGCACCCGAGGAGGCAGTGCCGGCCGGCCACACACCGCCGGTTACCTGA